A window from Micromonospora profundi encodes these proteins:
- a CDS encoding HelD family protein, giving the protein MPAPDLDTDVSTRLDTDLAAERAHLATSRAALARMRERAESLFATGDQVAGDAYAAETLGRTLARRVAELADDPTTPLFFGRLDFAEVPDHEATNSEDTSSGDHGGRRYHVGRRHVTDEGGEPLVLDWRAPVSRSFYRASARDPQGVAVRRRFGFSSGALTSFEDERLDRGEELGTTSRILTAEIERPRVGPMRDIVATIQPEQDELVRADLADSICVQGAPGTGKTAVGLHRAAYLLYLHRERLRRAGVLIVGPNRAFLSYIAAVLPALGEVEVEQATVEELIARVPVRAVEASAVAALKHDARMADVLRRAVHAQIGTPADSITVSDGSFRWRIGLEPLHRIVEETRREGLPYGTGRERVRARVVGLLQRQAEARRAESPSDAWLRRMGRCRPVVDFLDAVWPALTPEGLVHSLLSDPARLAAAADGLLTDAEQALLTWVKPARTAKATRWTAADAVLIDEASGLLERASGFGHVVVDEAQDLSPMQCRAIARRSEHGSVTLLGDLAQGTAPWAATDWRESLAHLGKPDAAVVPLTVGFRVPAAVVAFANLLLPALAVNVPAAESLRRDGGLDVRTVADLTAATVTEVRAALAHDGSVGVIAADEAVDALRAALAADGVATATADDVTTAERVTVVPATLVKGLEYDHVVVVEPAAIVAAEPRGLHRLYVVLTRAVSRLSVLHSEPLPEPLRTAPRQATRVSGW; this is encoded by the coding sequence ATGCCCGCACCCGACCTCGACACCGACGTAAGCACCCGCCTCGACACGGACCTGGCCGCCGAGCGCGCACACCTGGCCACCTCCCGGGCGGCACTCGCACGGATGCGGGAACGCGCCGAATCCCTCTTCGCGACGGGTGACCAGGTGGCCGGCGACGCCTACGCGGCGGAGACCCTCGGTCGTACGCTGGCACGCCGGGTCGCCGAACTGGCCGACGATCCGACCACACCGCTCTTCTTCGGCCGCCTCGACTTCGCCGAAGTCCCGGACCACGAAGCCACGAACAGCGAAGACACCAGCAGCGGCGATCATGGCGGTCGGCGGTATCACGTCGGGCGGCGGCACGTCACTGACGAGGGCGGCGAGCCGCTTGTGCTGGACTGGCGGGCACCGGTTTCCCGCTCGTTCTACAGGGCCAGTGCGCGCGACCCGCAGGGGGTGGCGGTCCGGCGGCGGTTCGGGTTCAGCAGCGGGGCGCTCACCAGCTTCGAGGATGAGCGGCTGGATCGAGGCGAGGAACTGGGCACGACAAGCCGGATCCTCACCGCCGAGATCGAACGGCCGCGTGTCGGGCCGATGCGGGACATCGTCGCCACCATCCAGCCTGAGCAGGACGAACTGGTCCGGGCCGATCTGGCCGACTCGATCTGTGTGCAGGGCGCTCCCGGCACCGGGAAGACGGCGGTCGGCCTGCACCGGGCCGCGTACCTGCTCTATCTGCACCGGGAGCGGTTGCGGCGGGCCGGCGTGCTGATCGTGGGGCCGAACCGGGCGTTCCTGTCGTACATCGCGGCGGTGCTGCCGGCGCTCGGCGAGGTCGAGGTCGAGCAGGCCACGGTCGAGGAGTTGATCGCGCGGGTGCCGGTCCGGGCGGTCGAGGCGTCCGCGGTCGCCGCGCTCAAGCACGACGCGCGGATGGCCGACGTGCTGCGCCGCGCGGTGCATGCGCAGATCGGCACGCCTGCCGACTCGATCACCGTGTCGGACGGTTCGTTCCGGTGGCGGATCGGGCTGGAGCCGCTGCACCGGATCGTCGAGGAGACCCGTCGGGAAGGGCTGCCGTACGGCACGGGCCGCGAGCGGGTCCGGGCGCGGGTGGTGGGTCTGCTGCAACGGCAGGCCGAGGCGCGGCGGGCCGAGTCGCCAAGCGACGCGTGGCTGCGCCGGATGGGCCGCTGCCGACCGGTTGTCGACTTCCTGGACGCGGTCTGGCCGGCGCTCACCCCGGAAGGGCTGGTGCACAGCCTGCTCTCCGACCCTGCTCGACTCGCCGCCGCCGCGGACGGCCTGCTCACCGACGCCGAGCAGGCGCTCCTGACCTGGGTGAAGCCGGCCCGTACCGCGAAGGCGACCCGCTGGACCGCCGCGGACGCCGTGCTGATCGACGAGGCGTCGGGGTTGCTGGAGCGGGCCTCCGGGTTCGGGCACGTCGTGGTGGACGAAGCCCAGGACCTCTCCCCGATGCAGTGTCGGGCCATCGCCCGGCGCAGCGAGCACGGCTCGGTCACCCTCCTCGGCGACCTGGCCCAGGGCACCGCGCCGTGGGCTGCCACCGATTGGCGGGAGTCCCTTGCCCACCTGGGCAAACCCGACGCGGCAGTGGTCCCGTTGACTGTCGGTTTCCGGGTGCCCGCAGCAGTGGTGGCGTTCGCCAACCTGCTGCTGCCGGCGCTGGCGGTGAACGTACCGGCGGCCGAGTCACTGCGTCGCGACGGCGGCCTGGACGTGCGTACCGTTGCCGATCTGACCGCCGCGACGGTGACCGAGGTGCGGGCGGCGCTCGCGCACGACGGCTCGGTCGGGGTGATCGCCGCGGACGAGGCGGTCGACGCGCTACGGGCGGCGCTTGCCGCCGACGGCGTCGCCACCGCGACCGCCGACGACGTCACGACCGCGGAGCGGGTCACTGTGGTGCCCGCGACGCTTGTCAAGGGCCTGGAGTACGACCACGTGGTGGTGGTCGAGCCGGCCGCGATCGTCGCGGCCGAGCCACGCGGGCTGCACCGGCTGTACGTGGTGCTGACCCGCGCGGTGTCCCGGCTCTCGGTGCTGCACAGTGAACCACTGCCCGAGCCGCTGCGGACGGCACCGCGGCAAGCAACTCGGGTCAGCGGGTGGTGA
- a CDS encoding YbaB/EbfC family nucleoid-associated protein, with product MTFPGLDRIEALARNLDGWQRELARKMAEIEQSNAEGTSDSGLVRVTAAADGTIMSTEIDARAMRLDSYTLAEEFTAAAARAQEAAAARVSELVGEVIGDAPGARKAAEDDPDRY from the coding sequence ATGACCTTTCCCGGTCTGGACCGCATCGAGGCGCTGGCCCGCAACCTGGACGGCTGGCAACGTGAGCTGGCCCGCAAGATGGCCGAGATCGAGCAGAGCAACGCCGAGGGCACGAGCGACTCCGGGCTGGTCCGGGTCACCGCCGCCGCCGACGGCACGATCATGTCGACCGAGATCGACGCGCGGGCCATGCGCCTCGACTCGTACACGCTGGCGGAGGAGTTCACCGCCGCGGCTGCCCGCGCCCAGGAGGCGGCCGCCGCCCGGGTCAGCGAGCTCGTGGGCGAGGTGATCGGCGACGCGCCCGGTGCCAGAAAAGCGGCCGAGGACGACCCGGACCGATACTGA
- a CDS encoding WXG100 family type VII secretion target codes for MSTEALQRNKTYFEQIVSGTPDPFKPLSNAVLWPFEQLLELVAGEPDDLMRAAERCLTAGAAVREIADEQVQQRARLRGSWKGDAAESFNASMESVEEAIEELARGLDGTKEVLVDAANAAVDAFNLLVELILEFLLWFLTEVIIAAVAAALSAGISLAATVVRVLGKLATTVGRMVKIVARFGEILTKLAAKMKNVAEMLMTYRETVLKVREAKKAYRAWNKSGWTAEARAFQIEKFKTLFPGKFLVNQVSPVNIPGIGGAVLDTGVGLHDISDGTKDRNYLVDGTYSDDLGPYAKGVQNVFDSILT; via the coding sequence GTGAGCACCGAGGCGTTGCAGCGCAACAAGACGTACTTCGAGCAGATCGTCTCCGGCACCCCAGACCCGTTCAAGCCGCTGTCGAACGCGGTGTTGTGGCCCTTCGAGCAGTTGCTCGAACTCGTCGCCGGCGAACCGGACGACCTGATGCGCGCTGCTGAGCGCTGCTTGACCGCCGGTGCTGCGGTCCGCGAGATCGCCGATGAGCAGGTGCAGCAGCGGGCTCGCCTGCGCGGTTCCTGGAAGGGCGACGCCGCCGAGAGTTTCAACGCCTCGATGGAGTCGGTGGAGGAGGCGATCGAGGAACTGGCCCGTGGGCTGGACGGCACCAAGGAGGTGCTCGTCGACGCGGCCAACGCGGCCGTCGACGCGTTCAACCTGCTTGTCGAACTGATCCTCGAATTCCTGCTCTGGTTCCTCACCGAAGTGATCATCGCGGCGGTGGCTGCGGCGCTCAGCGCGGGCATCTCGCTCGCGGCGACGGTCGTCCGGGTGCTCGGCAAGCTCGCCACCACCGTCGGCCGGATGGTCAAGATCGTCGCGCGGTTCGGCGAGATCCTGACGAAACTCGCCGCCAAGATGAAGAACGTCGCCGAGATGCTGATGACGTACCGCGAGACGGTGCTGAAAGTCCGCGAGGCGAAGAAGGCGTACCGGGCGTGGAACAAGTCCGGCTGGACGGCTGAGGCCCGGGCGTTCCAGATCGAGAAATTCAAGACGCTCTTTCCCGGCAAGTTCCTCGTCAACCAGGTGTCCCCTGTGAACATCCCGGGCATCGGTGGTGCCGTGCTGGACACCGGCGTCGGTCTGCATGACATCTCCGACGGCACCAAGGACCGCAACTACCTGGTGGACGGTACGTACAGCGATGATCTAGGCCCGTACGCCAAGGGTGTGCAGAATGTCTTCGACTCAATCCTGACCTGA
- a CDS encoding transcriptional regulator, translating into MTELDPVIHAQARLRVVATLSTLNDGDRIAFPRLQDLLAMTPGNLSVHLRKLEDAGYVEVTKTHRGRTPATLIRLSRRGRLAFEEYTEAIRTLLDPTQLDPTPSKEQQ; encoded by the coding sequence GTGACCGAACTGGACCCGGTCATCCACGCGCAGGCACGGCTGCGGGTGGTCGCCACCCTCTCCACGCTCAACGACGGCGACCGGATCGCCTTTCCCCGCCTGCAGGATCTGCTCGCCATGACGCCCGGCAACCTCTCCGTGCACCTGCGCAAGTTGGAGGACGCCGGCTACGTGGAAGTCACGAAGACCCACCGTGGACGCACCCCGGCCACGCTGATCCGGCTCAGCAGACGCGGTCGGCTGGCGTTCGAGGAATACACGGAGGCCATCCGCACCCTGCTCGACCCCACCCAGCTCGATCCGACCCCGTCGAAGGAGCAGCAATGA
- a CDS encoding ABC transporter ATP-binding protein, with protein MTLARADQASRRYGDVLALDRVDLEVRAGELVGLLGPNGAGKSTLMNLLVGLRRPSSGRVELNGRDPRDPTSRRQIGVTPQETGLPGTLRVGEVVDFVSAHYPDPVPRGELLDRFGLGDLARRQTGGLSGGQRRRLAVALAFVGRPRLVLLDEPTTGLDVSARHTLWDAIRAFHDDGGTVLLSSHYLEEVEALARRVVVIGQGRVLADDTVEAVRGIVGVRRVSLVADALPGLPGVVRTERIDGRLHLLTTDADELVRALVTSGATFADLEVRPTSLEEAFLAITGTDQHVAENQTSAVAAGGRPTAV; from the coding sequence ATGACACTCGCACGCGCCGACCAGGCCAGCCGCCGGTACGGCGACGTCCTCGCTCTCGACCGGGTCGACCTGGAGGTCCGAGCCGGTGAGCTCGTCGGCCTGCTCGGCCCCAACGGCGCCGGCAAGAGCACCCTCATGAACCTGCTTGTCGGCCTGCGCCGCCCCAGCTCCGGCCGGGTCGAGTTGAACGGCCGCGACCCCCGCGACCCGACCTCCCGTCGACAGATCGGCGTCACCCCGCAGGAGACCGGCCTGCCGGGCACGCTGCGCGTCGGCGAGGTCGTCGACTTCGTCTCCGCGCACTACCCGGACCCGGTGCCCCGAGGTGAACTCCTCGACCGCTTCGGCCTGGGCGACCTCGCCCGGCGGCAGACCGGTGGGCTCTCCGGTGGGCAACGACGTCGGCTGGCTGTGGCGTTGGCGTTCGTTGGCCGGCCCCGGCTCGTGCTGCTCGACGAGCCGACCACCGGCCTGGACGTGTCCGCCCGGCACACCCTCTGGGACGCGATCCGCGCGTTCCACGATGACGGCGGGACCGTCCTGTTGAGCAGCCACTACCTGGAGGAGGTGGAGGCGCTGGCCCGCCGTGTGGTGGTGATCGGGCAGGGCCGGGTGCTCGCCGACGACACGGTGGAGGCGGTACGCGGCATCGTCGGCGTACGCCGGGTCAGCCTGGTCGCCGACGCGCTGCCAGGGCTGCCCGGTGTGGTACGCACCGAACGGATCGACGGCCGGCTGCACCTGCTCACCACCGACGCCGACGAGTTGGTCCGGGCGCTTGTCACCTCCGGGGCCACCTTCGCCGACCTTGAGGTGCGGCCAACCTCGCTGGAGGAGGCGTTCCTCGCCATCACCGGCACCGACCAGCACGTTGCCGAAAACCAGACCTCCGCCGTCGCTGCCGGCGGCCGACCCACCGCCGTTTGA